A window of Desulfomonilaceae bacterium genomic DNA:
AAGCTCAGTAGAACAATGTCATGGTTGATTGGAACTCTGCAAGCAAGGGTGGTCCCTAACAGACGCAAAGAAAGAAAAGCAACGGATAGGTTTAATAGTTGGAATGGGAAACCGATTTTTTCTTTTCAGGCGGTTCAGTTCAAGCAGGCTGATATGGCCGTGAATATTGAACTAGGCCGAAACCAATATCTAAAGGCGGCATGGCTAAAGGACCAGGGGCGGAACCACACCTTCGAGGCGGTCGCTGCAAAGCTTTTTGCCTCCGAAATGGCAGAAAAGGTGGCGAGTGACGCTTTCCAGATCCACG
This region includes:
- a CDS encoding acyl-CoA dehydrogenase family protein; its protein translation is MSWLIGTLQARVVPNRRKERKATDRFNSWNGKPIFSFQAVQFKQADMAVNIELGRNQYLKAAWLKDQGRNHTFEAVAAKLFASEMAEKVASDAFQIHGGYGFMDEYPVSRYYKSAMILQIVEGTSEVQRMLVGRILKGS